A stretch of the Gossypium hirsutum isolate 1008001.06 chromosome D07, Gossypium_hirsutum_v2.1, whole genome shotgun sequence genome encodes the following:
- the LOC107953369 gene encoding uncharacterized protein isoform X2: MQEPVGIPACYPTTITRSGQSVFMSVFRTKIADQCHLITITWCKNLLLNGLSVSISGPEGETTQQYNCKVEFKPWYFGRKQGSKHFIIDGNKAVNVFWDLKAAKFNGETEPSSEYYVAVVYNEEVILLVGDLKKDAYRKTGCRPALIDPILVSRKEHVFGKRKFCTRIKFDEKSKFHEISIEYKNKDEPEMEIRIDEHLVLHVKHLQWKFRGNESLHVDKASVEVYWDVHDWLFCPGLRHALFIFKPIPPLLTQKGSCGSLERVNPG, translated from the exons ATGCAAGAACCTGTTGGGATTCCTGCTTGTTATCCAACAACAATAACCAGGTCTGGGCAGAGTGTTTTCATGTCTGTTTTTCGTACAAAGATCGCCGACCAGTGCCATTTGATCACCATCACTTGGTGCAAGAACCTGTTGCTTAATGGTCTTTCAGTATCAATCTCAGGTCCCGAAGGAGAGACTACTCAACAATATAACTGCAAAGTTGAGTTTAAACCATGGTATTTTGGGAGAAAACAAGGCTCCAAACACTTCATCATCGATGGTAATAAAGCTGTTAATGTCTTTTGGGACCTTAAAGCAGCTAAATTCAATGGCGAAACCGAACCCAGTTCTGAGTACTACGTTGCCGTTGTTTATAACGAAGAAGTTATATTACTTGTTGGGGATTTAAAGAAAGATGCTTATAGGAAAACTGGTTGCAGGCCTGCACTTATTGACCCCATTTTAGTTTCGAGAAAAGAACATGTATTTGGGAAAAGGAAATTTTGTACGAGGATTAAATTTGATGAGAAAAGTAAGTTCCATGAGATATCAATTGAGTATAAGAACAAGGATGAGCCTGAAATGGAGATAAGGATTGATGAACATTTGGTCCTTCATGTGAAGCATCTTCAATGGAAGTTTAGAGGGAATGAATCCCTTCATGTTGATAAAGCAAGTGTCGAAGTTTATTGGGATGTTCATGATTGGCTGTTCTGTCCTGGGTTAAGGCATGCCTTGTTTATATTCAAGCCTATTCCGCCATTGTTGACTCAGAAAGGAAGCTGTGGTTCATTGGAAAGGGTGAATCCAG GTTGA
- the LOC107953367 gene encoding 50S ribosomal protein L19-1, chloroplastic — protein MQSFISGSIRLGQRQGFCRWNSAHFKVSTRAFLPTHSSNSLIHGTNDSIKSSENNLLQLLGTRFGSQTKELMFPSSSGGCLIPSLSPLAAMMSSSSSRYMTTAASPTMDSSESVTDVPTRIKFKRLDKTARHIMQIVDKEAVEEVKGQREIPEIKPGYIVQLKVEVPENKRRVSTIKGIVIARRNAGLNTTFRIRRMVAGVGVESLFPLYSPNIKEIKVLDKKKVRRAKLYYLRNKMNALR, from the exons ATGCAGTCGTTCATTAGTGGGAGTATCCGCTTGGGTCAAAGACAAGGTTTCTGCAGATGGAACAGTGCACATTTCAAAGTCTCTACCAGAGCTTTTCTGCCTACTCACAGTAGCAACAGCCTAATCCATGGAACCAACGATTCAATCAAATCTTCCGAGAATAATCTCCTGCAACTTCTAGGA ACAAGATTTGGATCCCAAACAAAAGAATTGATGTTTCCCAGCAGCTCTGGTGGATGTTTGATTCCAAGTTTGTCTCCATTGGCTGCAATGATGTCTTCATCTTCAAGCAGATATATGACAACAGCTGCCTCACCTACAATGGATTCTTCTGAATCTGTCACTGATGTGCCTactcgaattaaatttaagagGCTTGATAAAACTGCCAGGCACATAATGCAG ATTGTGGATAAGGAAGCAGTGGAGGAAGTAAAGGGGCAAAGGGAGATACCTGAAATAAAGCCCGGCTACATTGTGCAACTCAAAGTG GAAGTACCTGAAAACAAGCGACGTGTTTCAACCATAAAAGGTATCGTTATAGCTAGACGTAATGCTGGCCTGAATACTACGTTCCGGATAAGGAGAATGGTTGCCGGAGTTGGGGTTGAATCTCTCTTCCCACT GTATTCCCCTAACATAAAGGAGATAAAGGTGCTGGACAAGAAAAAAGTGAGAAGAGCCAAGCTTTACTATCTCAGGAACAAGATGAATGCTCTTAGATAA
- the LOC107953369 gene encoding uncharacterized protein isoform X1 produces MQEPVGIPACYPTTITRSGQSVFMSVFRTKIADQCHLITITWCKNLLLNGLSVSISGPEGETTQQYNCKVEFKPWYFGRKQGSKHFIIDGNKAVNVFWDLKAAKFNGETEPSSEYYVAVVYNEEVILLVGDLKKDAYRKTGCRPALIDPILVSRKEHVFGKRKFCTRIKFDEKSKFHEISIEYKNKDEPEMEIRIDEHLVLHVKHLQWKFRGNESLHVDKASVEVYWDVHDWLFCPGLRHALFIFKPIPPLLTQKGSCGSLERVNPGSIIVIVTKWGFQSSCYTWASMEW; encoded by the exons ATGCAAGAACCTGTTGGGATTCCTGCTTGTTATCCAACAACAATAACCAGGTCTGGGCAGAGTGTTTTCATGTCTGTTTTTCGTACAAAGATCGCCGACCAGTGCCATTTGATCACCATCACTTGGTGCAAGAACCTGTTGCTTAATGGTCTTTCAGTATCAATCTCAGGTCCCGAAGGAGAGACTACTCAACAATATAACTGCAAAGTTGAGTTTAAACCATGGTATTTTGGGAGAAAACAAGGCTCCAAACACTTCATCATCGATGGTAATAAAGCTGTTAATGTCTTTTGGGACCTTAAAGCAGCTAAATTCAATGGCGAAACCGAACCCAGTTCTGAGTACTACGTTGCCGTTGTTTATAACGAAGAAGTTATATTACTTGTTGGGGATTTAAAGAAAGATGCTTATAGGAAAACTGGTTGCAGGCCTGCACTTATTGACCCCATTTTAGTTTCGAGAAAAGAACATGTATTTGGGAAAAGGAAATTTTGTACGAGGATTAAATTTGATGAGAAAAGTAAGTTCCATGAGATATCAATTGAGTATAAGAACAAGGATGAGCCTGAAATGGAGATAAGGATTGATGAACATTTGGTCCTTCATGTGAAGCATCTTCAATGGAAGTTTAGAGGGAATGAATCCCTTCATGTTGATAAAGCAAGTGTCGAAGTTTATTGGGATGTTCATGATTGGCTGTTCTGTCCTGGGTTAAGGCATGCCTTGTTTATATTCAAGCCTATTCCGCCATTGTTGACTCAGAAAGGAAGCTGTGGTTCATTGGAAAGGGTGAATCCAG GTTCCATCATCGTCATCGTCACCAAATGGGGATTTCAATCTTCATGTTATACATGGGCCAGCATGGAGTGGTGA
- the LOC107953368 gene encoding 60S ribosomal protein L8-3 — protein sequence TISPLFFAPNFPKSTTLCISVGPAHFCSLDFGEQNDYLKGVVTDVIHDPGRGAPLARVMFRHPFHYKKQKDLFVAAEGMYTGQFVYCGKKATLTVGNVLPLRSIPEGAVVCNVEHHVADRGVFAWASGDYAIVISHNPDNDTIS from the exons accATTTCTCCTTTATTTTTTGCCCCTAATTTCCCCAAATCGACAACCCTCTGCATCTCCGTTGGTCCTGCCCATTTTTGCAGCCTCGACTTCGGTGAACAAAACGACTACCTCAAAGGCGTCGTCACCGATGTTATCCATGACCCAGGCCGCGGTGCGCCCTTAGCTCGCGTCATGTTCCGTCACCCATTCCATTACAAGAAGCAGAAGGATCTGTTCGTCGCCGCTGAGGGTATGTACACCGGACAGTTCGTATACTGTGGTAAAAAGGCCACCCTTACGGTCGGAAACGTGTTGCCTCTTAGATCTATCCCCGAAGGAGCTGTCGTTTGCAACGTCGAACACCACGTTGCTGATCGTGGGGTTTTCGCTTGGGCTTCTGGTGATTATGCCATTGTTATTAGTCACAACCCTGATAACGACACTATCAG CTGA